The Verrucomicrobium spinosum DSM 4136 = JCM 18804 genome includes a region encoding these proteins:
- a CDS encoding PVC-type heme-binding CxxCH protein: MLPRFFRPAVRATLATSLLSSSLSVALPGQTTAGAPATAPAIAPAPTPPPAPPAPTIVPTDLFTVPDGLEVTVWATTPLLNNPTNIDFDKDGRLWVAEGVNYRSHSGRKKEGDRIAVLQDTDGDGKADKSETFIQEAGFLAPLGVAVLDNQVIVSQPPDLLVYTDVNRDGRFDPAVDKRDVLLTGFNGRSHDHSLHSVTAGPDGQWYFNQGNTGALFTDKSGKTFRLGSPYVHQNGKQVVDPSTIAGQKSDDGRVWIGGFLARMNPDGSNVNVIGHNFRNSYEQAVNSFGDIYQSDNDDPPACRVTPVLEFGNAGFASADGQRAWAADRRPGQKIPTAEWRQDDPGTMPVGDVYGGGSPTGVAFYENGALGDQWQGLLLACEAGRNVIFGYLPKPDGAGFKLERFDFITSNKEGKFAGSDFLGGTNSVTSELKTLFRPSDVTVGPDGALYVADWFDARVGGHADLDNSTSGTIYRIAPKGFKSVVPQFDLNTTEGQIAALKSPAPNVRYAGFTRLKAQGEKAVPAVAALLQDKNSFIAARAIWLLAQMGPAGIAKVEPLLGAKDEQTRVIAYRALRRANHQVVAMAQKMASDSSAAVRREVALSLRDVPFAQSGPILVEVARRFDGKDRSYLEALGLAAEGNTRALYAAIREALPDGKAQPEAWSDAFAWLTWRLNAPEAVPALKTRILSTKLSREQRKLALDSLAFIKSPFAALAMVEVAEAPDTTLKGDTIWWLFNRRASLWKDYGLTDALKERGIYDADANVALTPFISPELPTTPSALPPVEEILKLRGDATRGKTAVATCYTCHKIGEPGVDFGPDLTVFGKTQTREVLLNAIINPSGDIAHGYEGKRIVTKDGVTIDGMVLSNDDPVQIKSMGGVIQAVPKRLIKSTTGMKHSLMFTADMMGLNAQALADIVAYLKSDDIK, from the coding sequence ATGCTTCCCAGATTCTTCCGCCCGGCTGTTCGTGCCACCCTCGCCACCTCCCTGCTTTCGTCCTCGCTGAGCGTCGCCCTCCCCGGGCAGACGACGGCCGGTGCCCCTGCCACGGCACCAGCGATTGCCCCCGCGCCTACCCCTCCACCGGCCCCGCCCGCGCCGACCATCGTCCCGACGGACCTCTTTACTGTGCCCGACGGGCTGGAGGTCACGGTCTGGGCCACGACTCCGCTGCTGAACAACCCCACCAACATCGACTTCGACAAGGATGGCCGCCTCTGGGTCGCAGAAGGAGTCAACTACCGCAGCCATAGCGGCCGCAAAAAGGAAGGCGACCGCATCGCCGTCCTGCAGGACACCGATGGTGACGGCAAAGCGGACAAATCGGAGACCTTCATCCAGGAAGCAGGTTTCCTCGCACCGCTCGGCGTGGCCGTGCTGGACAACCAGGTCATCGTCTCCCAGCCCCCGGATCTGCTGGTGTACACGGATGTAAATCGTGATGGCAGGTTCGACCCCGCCGTGGACAAGCGCGATGTGCTGCTCACCGGATTCAACGGCCGCAGCCACGATCACAGCCTGCACTCCGTCACTGCCGGTCCGGATGGCCAGTGGTATTTCAACCAGGGCAACACCGGCGCCCTCTTTACAGACAAATCCGGCAAGACCTTCCGCCTGGGCAGCCCCTATGTGCACCAGAATGGCAAGCAGGTGGTGGACCCCAGCACCATCGCGGGCCAGAAGAGTGATGACGGCCGCGTGTGGATCGGTGGTTTCCTCGCCCGCATGAATCCGGACGGCTCCAACGTCAACGTCATCGGTCACAACTTCCGCAACAGCTATGAGCAGGCGGTGAACTCCTTTGGCGATATCTACCAGAGCGACAACGACGATCCGCCAGCCTGCCGCGTCACTCCCGTGCTGGAGTTCGGCAATGCAGGCTTTGCCTCCGCCGATGGCCAGCGCGCCTGGGCCGCCGACCGCCGACCAGGGCAGAAGATTCCCACCGCAGAGTGGCGTCAGGATGACCCCGGCACCATGCCCGTGGGTGATGTGTATGGCGGCGGCTCGCCCACCGGCGTGGCGTTCTATGAGAACGGCGCCCTGGGCGACCAGTGGCAGGGCCTCCTCCTGGCCTGCGAGGCCGGCCGCAACGTGATCTTTGGTTATCTCCCGAAACCCGATGGTGCCGGCTTCAAGCTGGAGCGCTTCGACTTCATCACCTCCAACAAAGAGGGCAAATTTGCCGGCTCGGACTTCCTCGGCGGCACCAATAGCGTGACGTCAGAGCTCAAGACTCTCTTCCGCCCCAGCGACGTGACGGTGGGTCCCGATGGTGCCCTCTATGTGGCCGACTGGTTCGACGCCCGCGTCGGTGGTCATGCCGACCTTGATAACTCCACCTCCGGCACGATCTACCGCATCGCGCCCAAGGGCTTCAAGTCCGTCGTGCCCCAGTTCGATCTGAATACCACCGAGGGCCAGATCGCCGCACTGAAAAGCCCTGCTCCCAACGTGCGCTACGCCGGCTTCACCCGCCTGAAGGCCCAGGGTGAAAAGGCCGTACCCGCCGTGGCAGCCCTGCTGCAGGACAAGAACTCCTTCATCGCCGCCCGCGCCATCTGGCTGCTCGCGCAGATGGGCCCTGCCGGTATCGCCAAGGTGGAGCCCCTGCTGGGTGCCAAGGACGAACAAACCCGCGTCATCGCCTACCGCGCCCTGCGCCGAGCCAATCACCAGGTGGTCGCCATGGCTCAGAAGATGGCGTCCGACAGCTCCGCCGCCGTGCGTCGTGAGGTGGCCCTCAGCCTGCGGGATGTGCCGTTCGCCCAGAGCGGCCCGATACTGGTGGAAGTGGCCAGACGTTTCGATGGCAAGGACCGCAGCTATCTTGAGGCCCTCGGTCTCGCTGCCGAAGGCAACACCCGCGCCCTCTATGCCGCGATCAGAGAAGCCCTGCCCGATGGCAAGGCGCAGCCCGAAGCCTGGAGCGATGCCTTTGCCTGGCTGACCTGGCGTCTCAATGCCCCCGAGGCCGTCCCTGCGCTCAAGACCCGCATTCTTTCCACCAAGCTTAGCCGAGAGCAGCGCAAGCTCGCCCTCGATTCCCTCGCCTTCATCAAATCTCCCTTCGCCGCCCTGGCGATGGTCGAGGTGGCCGAAGCCCCGGACACCACGCTCAAAGGCGACACCATCTGGTGGCTCTTCAACCGCCGCGCCAGCCTCTGGAAGGACTACGGCCTTACCGATGCCCTGAAGGAGCGCGGCATTTATGATGCCGATGCCAACGTGGCGCTCACCCCCTTCATCTCCCCCGAGCTGCCCACCACCCCCTCAGCCCTGCCTCCCGTGGAGGAGATCCTGAAGCTGCGAGGCGATGCCACCCGTGGCAAGACCGCCGTGGCCACCTGCTACACCTGCCACAAGATCGGCGAACCCGGCGTGGACTTTGGCCCTGACCTCACCGTCTTCGGCAAGACCCAGACCCGCGAAGTGCTGCTCAACGCCATCATCAACCCCTCCGGCGACATTGCCCATGGTTATGAAGGCAAGCGCATCGTCACCAAGGACGGCGTCACCATCGACGGCATGGTCCTCAGCAACGACGACCCCGTGCAGATCAAGTCCATGGGCGGCGTCATCCAGGCCGTGCCCAAGCGCCTCATCAAGTCCACCACCGGCATGAAACACTCCCTCATGTTCACTGCCGACATGATGGGCCTCAACGCCCAGGCCCTCGCCGACATCGTCGCCTACCTGAAGTCTGACGACATCAAATAA
- the floA gene encoding flotillin-like protein FloA (flotillin-like protein involved in membrane lipid rafts): MDMLPYIGIGIAVIVGFVFLLILLKFFNLWLRALVSNAPVGIPTLLAMWFRGVPNALIVDSRITAVKAGLRVGTDELEAHYLAGGNVTQVVLSLIAAAKAGIELDFNRACAIDLAVKGTSKTVIEAVRTSINPKVIDCPGADMGKGGKIDAVARDGISLRVRARVTVRTNLDRFIGGATEETVVARVGEGIVTCIGSAASYKDVLENPDSISKVVLQKGVDVGTAFEIISIDIADVDVGENIGAQLQAAQAETDKKIAQANAEVRRAAAVAVEQEMAARTQEMRAKVVEAESQVPMAIAEAFRKGNLGIMDYAKYRNVLADTEMRQSIAGETPATSEKK; the protein is encoded by the coding sequence ATGGATATGCTCCCCTACATTGGCATCGGCATCGCCGTCATCGTCGGCTTCGTCTTCCTGCTCATTCTTCTGAAGTTTTTCAATCTCTGGCTCCGCGCCCTTGTATCCAATGCGCCAGTCGGCATTCCCACCTTGCTGGCCATGTGGTTCCGCGGTGTGCCCAATGCCCTCATCGTGGACAGCCGCATCACCGCCGTGAAAGCGGGCCTCCGCGTCGGCACGGATGAACTGGAAGCCCACTATCTGGCCGGGGGCAACGTCACCCAGGTCGTCCTGTCCCTCATCGCCGCTGCCAAGGCCGGCATTGAGCTCGACTTCAATCGCGCCTGCGCCATCGACCTCGCCGTCAAAGGCACCAGCAAGACCGTCATCGAAGCCGTCCGCACCAGCATCAACCCGAAGGTCATCGACTGCCCTGGTGCCGACATGGGCAAGGGCGGCAAGATCGACGCCGTGGCCCGGGATGGCATCTCCCTCCGCGTCCGCGCCCGTGTGACGGTGCGAACCAACCTCGACCGCTTCATTGGTGGTGCCACGGAAGAGACCGTCGTCGCCCGCGTGGGTGAAGGCATCGTGACCTGCATTGGGTCTGCCGCCAGCTATAAAGACGTGCTCGAGAACCCGGACAGCATCTCCAAGGTGGTGCTCCAGAAGGGCGTGGATGTCGGCACGGCGTTTGAGATCATCTCCATCGATATCGCCGACGTGGATGTCGGTGAGAACATCGGTGCCCAGCTCCAGGCCGCCCAGGCCGAGACGGACAAAAAGATCGCCCAGGCCAACGCAGAAGTCCGCCGTGCCGCCGCCGTCGCTGTCGAGCAGGAAATGGCTGCCCGCACCCAGGAAATGCGCGCCAAGGTGGTCGAGGCCGAGTCCCAGGTCCCCATGGCCATCGCAGAAGCCTTCCGCAAGGGCAACCTCGGCATCATGGACTACGCGAAGTATCGCAACGTCCTCGCCGATACGGAAATGCGCCAGAGCATCGCCGGTGAGACCCCGGCCACGAGCGAGAAGAAGTAA
- a CDS encoding ABC transporter ATP-binding protein encodes MIEIKDLTMDYGSFRALDGLTLTIPQGEFFAFLGPNGAGKTTAIKLLTGLMKPVKGTVHLGGFDMQEQPLLAKALLGYVPDVAVFYEKLTPLEFMRFIADIFEMDEVKAEKTGAELFQKFSLSPYAHQRIENLSHGTRQRLAIAAALLHEPKVFIIDEPMVGLDPIHARTVKRELKERSRAGMTVLMSTHLLNIAEELADRIGILHKGRLIALGTMDEIHQVRSTTGKRLEEVFLEMVSEETEQNGNAAAEI; translated from the coding sequence ATGATTGAAATCAAAGACCTCACGATGGACTATGGGAGCTTTCGTGCTCTGGACGGACTCACGCTGACCATCCCCCAAGGGGAGTTTTTCGCTTTTCTGGGACCGAACGGAGCGGGGAAGACCACCGCCATCAAACTGCTGACCGGGCTGATGAAGCCGGTCAAAGGGACGGTGCATCTGGGCGGATTTGACATGCAGGAGCAGCCGCTCCTGGCGAAGGCGCTGCTGGGCTATGTGCCGGATGTGGCTGTCTTCTATGAGAAACTCACCCCGCTGGAGTTCATGCGGTTCATCGCCGACATCTTTGAGATGGATGAGGTGAAGGCGGAGAAGACCGGGGCGGAGTTGTTTCAGAAGTTCTCCCTGTCCCCCTACGCGCACCAGCGAATTGAGAACTTGAGCCACGGCACCCGGCAGCGTCTGGCCATCGCGGCGGCCTTGCTTCATGAGCCGAAAGTCTTCATTATCGACGAGCCGATGGTGGGGCTGGACCCCATCCATGCCCGGACGGTGAAGCGCGAGCTCAAGGAGCGCAGCCGCGCGGGCATGACGGTGCTGATGAGCACGCACCTGCTGAACATCGCGGAGGAGCTGGCAGACCGCATCGGCATCCTGCACAAGGGGCGTCTCATCGCCCTGGGCACGATGGATGAGATCCACCAGGTGCGCTCCACCACGGGCAAGCGACTTGAGGAAGTCTTCCTGGAGATGGTGTCCGAGGAGACGGAGCAAAACGGGAACGCAGCAGCAGAAATCTAA